GTATTAAGCGGTATTAGTTATTgtcaatttaatataatttagaCTGAACTTTGActtaacttttaacttttttggAATTAAACCGGTAAGAGAGCAAGTCCTACTGTATGTACATGATACTTTGTCAATTTCCAGTTGAGGAACAATGTATTTTGTGTGCTTTATCGTTATTTACTGTTCAGGTTAGTATTAAAATTGCTATGTGTAgcaaatataaaactttcttgtgTAGAAAATACCCAAAATTATTAACtcttatatatatgtttaaaaaaattgcatttttaaaaaaaaaaaaattaatgtaaggAGTACATTGTATCATTCAAAAAAGTTGAGTGGTATATTTATTTGCATGACAATTAACTTTGTTTGCAGTTCTCAGTGAATGATACAGAAAACTGAATGTAGTTGAGAAAATGAATCGCATACAAAATGAAAGGAAGAGAGAGATATCGAAGACAGACCACTTTTCGACTATTTTTACAACTCAAAACAACGGTTTGCACATTTTGGATAAAGGAGACTCCGcacaaaaaacaaaagtcataaaatatcaagaaatatttaaaagtctACCAATTTACAATGCCTTTGTTACGGACGAATTTGATTCAAACACAGGTGCTTGGACTGGACAAATGTCTGGCGATTGGTACGAAGAATTAGAACAGGATATAACATCAGTAGTTCCATCACTAAGTAAGCAACAGGCATTGTCTATTGCCATGtcaaaagcaaatataaaaGACCCATCTGTAGTCAAGGACCGTAAAATAAAACTGATTATTGTTCCATTGAATGAAACTGGGATTCTCTGTTATGACGTGACTTTGCTAATCGTTACACCAAATAAACCTATGAAAAGACCGGGGATGTTTATTGATGCAAATTCTGGTCAAGTTATTCAAACTATGGTGCGGTTACGTCAAAGTAAGCTAATAAACGCAGCTGTTGGAGGAAATAAGAAAACTAAGAAAATTGAATATGGCAATGACTTCCCTCTCTTGAAATATTCTTATGATGAAATGGGTGAAAAGTGTGCGTTCAAGTCTAAATATGTCGAGGTGTATAACCTACAGAATGCAACTGAACTTTCCGAAGGAGCAACACCTTACGAATTCGTATGCTCTAAAGGAGTAAATGATGAAGTTAATGGTGGATTTTCCCCAATGTCTGATGCGTTCTTTATGGGCCATCGTATGTTTGACATGTATAAATCATAGGCACACACTGCTTTGATTTCTGGTCCACCTTTGAAGATATGGGTTCATTACGGCAATTTGGAGTTGGAGGCATCGTACAATGGATTGAGTATGGTGTTTGGTGATGGAAGTGTGAAACATTTCTATCCTTTAGTGACCTATGATGTTTTTGCACACGAAGCTGCACATGCTTTTACAGAACATCATTCATATTTAGAATATGAGAATCAGTCGGGTGCAATCGACGAGGCATACTCTGATCTTGTCGGGGAAACGTTCGAATATTTTATCACAGGaacatttgattttcatattGGTGAACAGTCGGACAAGTTAGATAACGAGGCTTTCCGTGACATGTGTGACCAAAACAAAGATGGAAAGTCTATTGTCCATATAAAAGACTACTACGACGGTATAGAGGTTCATTTAGCGAGTGGTATCCTAAACAAAGTGTCTTGTATATTGATCAGAGAACCAAGTTTTGGAATCAAAAAAGTTTTCCAAACATTTACGCATGCCAACAGGTTTTATTGGAAACCGGACACCAACTTCTCAGTGGCAGCCTGTGAAATTCTAAAAGCTACCTATGACCTAGGTTACGACCAAGCCAAAGTTCGTGAAGCGTCTATGGTTGTTGGTATTTCGGCATGCAAGCTAGACGAATATATTCGAAAAATATACGGAAACACCCACATCAGTGATTTGAAtgcaaaagaaaatgaaagtataaTTTTTGGTGTTACGAGTTTTACTGGTCAATTTATACGAATTTTTACTGACGACGGAACAGGTGATGTAGATATATACGGCAATAacgaaataaattttgatatcgCCTCTTCAACGTATAGTTCCACAAATAAAGGTAACATGGAGATTTTACAAATTCGAACAAAAGATTGCTGGAAATATCATTGCTACATCCATCTTCTGCCAAAAATGAATGGTTTTAATAAAGTCACCTTTCAGGTTGAAATGATCTGATGTACCTTAAGAAACATGTTTGTTGTCTTTTATATTGTGACAGTCATAGTAGTTATGACTGTGACAGTAGCAGTAATTACATATGTAATTAGAAAACATTTAATGAtccacatgtacatatagcCAGTGATTTGCTCATAATTGAACGGAAAATCAATAACGCAAAATGGAATATGTTATTTGGCATACAAATTGCCATTAGAGACTGATATACTAAAC
This genomic window from Magallana gigas chromosome 5, xbMagGiga1.1, whole genome shotgun sequence contains:
- the LOC105326993 gene encoding virulence metalloprotease-like, producing the protein MNRIQNERKREISKTDHFSTIFTTQNNGLHILDKGDSAQKTKVIKYQEIFKSLPIYNAFVTDEFDSNTGAWTGQMSGDWYEELEQDITSVVPSLSKQQALSIAMSKANIKDPSVVKDRKIKLIIVPLNETGILCYDVTLLIVTPNKPMKRPGMFIDANSGQVIQTMVRLRQSKLINAAVGGNKKTKKIEYGNDFPLLKYSYDEMGEKCAFKSKYVEVYNLQNATELSEGATPYEFVCSKGVNDEVNGGFSPMSDAFFMGHRMFDMYKS
- the LOC136275795 gene encoding neutral protease-like, encoding MVFGDGSVKHFYPLVTYDVFAHEAAHAFTEHHSYLEYENQSGAIDEAYSDLVGETFEYFITGTFDFHIGEQSDKLDNEAFRDMCDQNKDGKSIVHIKDYYDGIEVHLASGILNKVSCILIREPSFGIKKVFQTFTHANRFYWKPDTNFSVAACEILKATYDLGYDQAKVREASMVVGISACKLDEYIRKIYGNTHISDLNAKENESIIFGVTSFTGQFIRIFTDDGTGDVDIYGNNEINFDIASSTYSSTNKGNMEILQIRTKDCWKYHCYIHLLPKMNGFNKVTFQVEMI